The Ascochyta rabiei chromosome 5, complete sequence genome has a segment encoding these proteins:
- a CDS encoding NAD(+) synthase (glutamine-hydrolyzing): protein MSQQVIVASCSLNQWALDWEGNLARIKASIQEAKARRASVRVGSELEICGYGCLDHFLEDDIYTNSWHMLLEILGDETCNEVLLDIGMPVKHGKQRLNCRIIALNGKIILIRPKLWLANEGNYNETRYFHAWSTPSYLEEYHLPPQVAAALGYRTVPLGDAIVSTRDAAMYSEDLLTPGSQHYELVQNGVDIFTVSAAFQQSVGKTSALLQHMQQLVKESGGIIIYSNQKGCDGDRFYYGGKATVMVNGTIAAQGLQFTLNDVEVVTARVDLNQVRCYRQDVGRLGGTPSKGPAYERIKVDFSLSRSNAGANDSGRHVTRQPLRTHSPEEELVLGPACWLWDMLRRSKAAGFLCPLSGGIDSCSTATLVYGMCRVVMAAVQEANEQVAADLKRIIRYPQTEDGWLPSTPEELCNCILHTMYMGVTAHSSAETRSRAQRLADNIGAYHFDMSIDGLFEAQKKLLGQFTNYEPKFSIYGGSKAENLALHNIQARGRMVTAYYFAQMLPTIRKRQGGGALLVLGSVNLEECLRGNVTKHDCSSADLSATGGMSKLDIRRLIRWAQTSFSLPVLGEFLDAPPTGELEPRRSHRVESDEKDMGMTYEEIFTMAKLRKEERMGPVAMFERMLIEWRDEKSPEETAVLVKRFHHFYAINRHKMTTMTPAYHTAEYSAEDPRPFLYPEFQSSLDCKRIDLMVYDIEGKREMRKGLALRP, encoded by the exons ATGTCTCAACAAGTAATTGTAGCGTCCTGTTCGCTCAATCAGTGGGCACTCGATTGGGAGGGAAACCTGGCTCGTATAAAGGCAAGCATCCAGGAGGCTAAAGCCCGCAGGGCAAGCGTTCGTGTTGGATCTGAGCTCGAG ATATGTGGCTACGGCTGCTTGGACCACTTTCTAGAGGACGACATCTACACAAATTCCTGGCATATGCTCCTCGAGATTCTCGGTGATGAGACCTGCAACGAGGTACTTCTTGACATCGGTATGCCGGTGAAGCATGGCAAGCAACGCCTTAATTG CCGTATCATAGCGCTCAATGGCAAGATCATCCTGATACGTCCCAAGCTATGGCTTGCAAACGAAGGCAATTACAACGAGACGCGTTACTTTCACGCGTGGA GCACGCCCAGCTACCTCGAGGAATATCACTTGCCTCCGCAAGTGGCAGCCGCCCTCGGTTACAGAACAGTCCCGCTCGGAGATGCCATTGTGTCAACTCGAGATGCGGCGATGTACAGCGAAGACCTCCTCACACCTGGTTCGCAGCACTATGAATTAGTTCAAAATGGCGTTGACATCTTCACTGTATCAGCTGCTTTCCAGCAGAGCGTTGGCAAAACATCTGCTCTACTCCAGCATATGCAACAATTGGTGAAAGAGAGTGGAGGAATCATCATATATTCCAACCAGAAGGGTTGTGACGGAGACCGGTTCTACTATGGCGGCAAAGCCACTGTTATGGTCAATGGCACGATTGCGGCGCAGGGACTGCAGTTTACCCTGAACGATGTGGAAGTAGTGACAGCCAGAGTCGACTTGAACCAAGTCCGATGCTACCGTCAGGACGTTGGACGACTGGGTGGAACCCCGTCCAAAGGTCCAGCTTACGAGCGCATTAAGGTGGACTTTAGCCTTTCGAGGTCGAACGCTGGCGCCAACGATAGTGGTCGTCATGTTACACGTCAACCCCTACGAACACACAGCCCCGAAGAAGAGCTCGTCTTGGGGCCAGCATGCTGGCTTTGGGATATGCTCCGGCGTAGCAAAGCAGCAGGCTTTCTTTGCCCTCTCAGTGGAGGCATCGACTCATGTTCAACGGCAACTCTGGTCTATGGTATGTGTCGAGTCGTCATGGCCGCAGTTCAGGAAGCAAACGAGCAGGTTGCAGCAGACTTGAAACGCATCATCAGGTATCCGCAAACCGAGGACGGTTGGCTCCCATCTACACCTGAAGAGCTGTGCAACTGCATCCTCCACACCATGTACATGGGTGTCACTGCTCACTCATCGGCCGAGACACGCTCCCGTGCGCAACGACTTGCCGACAACATCGGCGCGTACCACTTCGATATGAGTATCGATGGTTTGTTCGAGGCGCAGAAGAAACTGCTTGGACAGTTCACGAATTATGAGCCCAAGTTCAGCATTTACGGAGGCAGCAAGGCGGAGAACCTGGCTCTCCACAACATCCAAGCCCGCGGGCGTATGGTGACGGCATACTACTTCGCTCAGATGTTGCCGACGATTCGAAAGAGGCAAGGAGGTGGTGCACTCCTTGTTCTGGGCTCTGTCAACCTAGAGGAGTGCCTGCGGGGCAACGTGACAAAACACGACTGCAGTTCCGCTGACTTGAGCGCCACAGGGGGTATGTCTAAGCTGGATATCAGACGCTTAATCCGCTGGGCACAGACATCCTTCTCCCTTCCTGTCCTTGGTGAGTTCCTCGATGCACCGCCAACTGGTGAGCTCGAGCCTAGAAGGTCCCACCGCGTCGAGTCGGACGAAAAAGATATGGGCATGACATATGAGGAAATATTCACTATGGCGAAGCTACGGAAGGAGGAGCGAATGGGTCCCGTCGCTATGTTCGAGCGGATGCTGATCGAATGGCGTGACGAGAAGAGTCCAGAAGAAACTGCAGTCTTGGTGAAGAGGTTCCATCATTTCTATGCCATCAACCGACACAAAATGACGACTATGACACCTGCATATCACACCGCGGAGTACAGCGCAGAGGACCCAAGACCATTCCTGTACCCTGAGTTCCAGAGCAGCCTGGATTGCAAGCGCATCGACCTGATGGTTTACGACATTGAAGGGAAGAGAGAAATGCGAAAAGGCTTGGCATTACGGCCTTAG